One segment of Carya illinoinensis cultivar Pawnee chromosome 13, C.illinoinensisPawnee_v1, whole genome shotgun sequence DNA contains the following:
- the LOC122291082 gene encoding protein FAR1-RELATED SEQUENCE 12-like produces the protein MNKNLGALVVDARGFENLDFQEKAYQNFIDKARKLKLGKGGGEALTEYFKRMRLQNDGARLLSSEDTSTFVWLFRAWLKCMDGRAPKAIITNQDQAMKSAIALTCAEFEMKWGQLIQKYELGDNAWLQGLYNERSFWVPAYLKGVFRASISTTQRSESMNAFFNGFVHYSTTLKEFVNQFDNALRKKVELETTADFQPNHPINEGCISTYDILDEITTDDNHVKSVKYTVYFNQEEMNKIYVLPDKNILNRWRKDLKRRYTVVKSSYDDLRQNTDSQRKIFDDVSQDGEVSEAPETDKW, from the exons ATGAACAAGAATTTGGGGGCACTTGTTGTTGATGCAAGGGGGTTTGAGAATcttgattttcaagaaaaagcctatcaaaattttattgacaaaGCCAGAAAATTAAAGTTGGGTAAAGGAGGTGGCGAAGCACTTACTGAGTACTTCAAGAGGATGAGGTTGCAGAATGATG GGGCTAGGTTGCTTTCAAGCGAGGACACGAGTACTTTTGTGTGGTTATTTCGAGCATGGTTGAAGTGCATGGATGGTCGGGCTCCAAAAGCGATCATTACTAACCAAGATCAAGCAATGAAAAGTGCTATTGCTCTG ACATGCGCAGAATTTGAGATGAAGTGGGGGCAACTTATTCAGAAGTATGAACTTGGTGATAATGCATGGCTGCAAGGGTTATACAACGAGAGGTCATTCTGGGTACCGGCGTACCTTAAGGGAGTATTTCGGGCTAGCATAAGCACAACTCAGAGGTCTGAAAGTATGAATGCTTTTTTCAATGGGTTTGTGCATTATAGTACAACGTTGAAAGAATTTGTCAATCAATTTGATAATGCGCTCAGGAAAAAGGTGGAGCTTGAGACGACAGCTGATTTCCAACCAAACCATCCCAT CAATGAGGGTTGCATTTCCACCTACGATATTTTAGATGAAATTACCACTGATGATAACCATGTCAAGAGCGTGAAGTACACAGTTTACTTTAACCAGGAAGAA ATGAATAAGATTTATGTGTTGCCGGATAAGAACATCTTGAATCGATGGAGGAAGGACTTAAAGAGGAGATATACGGTGGTAAAAAGTAGCTATGACGACTTGCGACAGAATACGGACTCACAAAG GAAAATATTTGATGATGTATCACAGGATGGTGAGGTATCGGAAGCTCCAGAAACTGATAAG TGGTAG